One genomic region from Strix uralensis isolate ZFMK-TIS-50842 chromosome 5, bStrUra1, whole genome shotgun sequence encodes:
- the LOC141943834 gene encoding homeobox protein NANOG-like, with protein MSAHLAMSPYLPYSGAVRYGDYYWLSPGSMDSVPAEEAPAADGLPFPAAEKTPGHPDVSPASSSSGTLIQYTPDSATSPTAERPSPHPSFQKVKEQVEGVVRKAKSRTAFSQEQLQILHQRFQCQKYLSPQQIRELAAALGLTYKQVKTWFQNQRMKFKRCQKESQWVEKRVYLPQNGFHQAAYLDITPTLHQSFPASASRNLQAVTNVHQAYTNGQTYGNGQSLYSIVAVEDEGLFGKGGTSCNTHQAMDLLNQQMNFYHSCSGDVDYISLESEDTYSFQSTSDSATLFSSSSVRHQCQAPWHHLGTQSGYES; from the exons ATGAGCGCCCACCTGGCCATGTCGCCCTACCTGCCCTACTCCGGCGCGGTTCGCTATGGCGACTACTACTGGCTCTCCCCAGGGAGCATGGACAGCGTGCCCGCCGAGGAGGCCCCGGCGGCGGACGGCCTCCCCTTCCCCGCGGCGGAGAAGACGCCCGGCCACCCAG atgtCTCTCCGGCTTCCTCCAGCTCTGGGACACTCATCCAGTACACCCCCGACTCTGCCACTAGCCCCACCGCCGAGCGCCCATCTCCCCATCCCTCTTTCCAGAAGGTCAAGGAACAAGTCGAGGGTGTGGTGAGGAAGGCCAAGAGCCGCACGGCcttctcccaggagcagctgcaaatcctgcaccagcGGTTCCAGTGCCAGAAGTACCTCAGCCCCCAGCAGATCCGGGAGctggctgctgccctggggctcACCTACAAGCAG GTGAAAACATGGTTTCAGAATCAACGGATGAAATTTAAACGTTGCCAGAAGGAGAGCCAGTGGGTGGAAAAAAGAGTGTATCTACCACAG AATGGGTTTCATCAGGCTGCATACCTGGATATAACCCCCACACTTCACCAGAGCTTCCCTGCCAGTGCCAGCAGAAACCTCCAGGCTGTGACCAACGTGCACCAGGCTTACACCAACGGCCAGACTTATGGGAATGGGCAGAGCCTGTACTCGATCGTGGCTGTGGAGGATGAGGGGCTCTTTGGAAAAGGTGGGACAAGCTGCAATACTCATCAAGCCATGGATTTATTAAACCAGCAGATGAACTTCTATCACAGCTGCTCTGGCGATGTGGATTACATCAGCCTGGAGTCAGAAGACACCTACAGCTTTCAGAGCACCTCTGACAGTGCCACACTGTTCTCAAGCTCTTCTGTACGGCATCAATGCCAGGCCCCTTGGCATCACCTGGGGACCCAGAGTGGTTATGAGTCTTag
- the LOC141943833 gene encoding homeobox protein NANOG-like, which produces MCAHLALPPYQAYPSGAGMGYLEFYWNSAGEAGHPPASAGPGGAGQSPEAGGKRRMAEVSPASSSSGNFSQFTPDSATSPHSASSSPQRAAKSQKGGGDVMEGVRKAKSRTAFSKEQLQILHQRFQSQKYLSPQQIRDLAVFLGLTYKQVKTWFQNRRMKLKRCQKHSLWTERAQCLMQSGFQPSTYLDVHPKFHQGYPITAASNIQTVPPPRQHYGAGQNAYTIMTSEDGGVFGKGGGTCSVQQTVGFIAQHKVDFYHSCPGSVEYPGTKTGDGCNFHHSTTVGAPCPTTAGHHLYHS; this is translated from the exons ATGTGTGCACACTTGGCTCTGCCCCCCTACCAGGCTTACCCCAGCGGGGCTGGCATGGGGTACCTGGAGTTTTACTGGAACTCGGCGGGGGAGGCAGGACATCCCCCCGCTTCGGCTGGGCCAGGGGGAGCCGGTCAGTCTccggaggcaggagggaagaggcGGATGGCAG AAGTATCCCCAGCTTCATCCAGTTCTGGGAATTTCAGCCAATTCACACCAGATTCAGCCACCAGTCCACATTCGGCATCCTCATCCCCACAGCGTGCAGCTAAATCTCAGAAGGGTGGAGGAGATGTCATGGAGGGGGTGAGGAAGGCCAAGAGCCGCACAGCTTTCTCCAAGGAGCagctgcaaatcctgcaccagcGGTTCCAGAGCCAGAAGTATCTCAGCCCCCAGCAGATCCGGGACCTGGCTGTTTTCCTGGGGCTCACCTACAAGCAG GTGAAGACTTGGTTCCAGAACCGGAGGATGAAGCTGAAAAGGTGCCAGAAGCATAGCCTGTGGACTGAACGGGCTCAGTGCCTCATGCAA AGTGGCTTCCAGCCAAGTACTTACCTGGATGTGCACCCCAAATTCCACCAGGGTTACCCGATCACTGCAGCCAGCAACATCCAAACTGTGCCTCCCCCCCGTCAGCACTACGGAGCCGGGCAGAACGCTTACACAATCATGACCAGCGAGGATGGAGGAGTCTTTGGCAAAGGCGGGGGCACCTGCAGCGTCCAGCAGACAGTGGGCTTCATTGCCCAGCACAAAGTAGACTTTTACCACAGCTGTCCCGGCAGTGTGGAATACCCAGGCACAAAGACAGGTGATGGCTGTAACTTTCACCACTCGACCACCGTGGGGGCTCCTTGCCCCACCACTGCTGGTCACCATCTCTATCACTCCTAA